Genomic segment of bacterium:
GCGGTGGGCCCCGTGGCGCACCATGGCCGCGACCAGGGCGTCGGCCACCGCGGCCTCGACGAACACTTCCTTCTCGTCCACGCAGATGATGTTGTTGTCGAAGGAGGCGCCGCGCACGATGTCGCCGCCGGCCTTGGCGACGTCGGCGGTGCGGTCCACGACCACCGGCGGGTTGCCCGGCCCGGCGCAGATGGCGCGCTTGCCGCTGCGCATCGCGGCCTTGACCACCGCCGCGCCGCCGGTCACCACCAGCAGGCGCACCCCGGGGTGCTGCATCAGTTCCTGGGCCGAGGCCACCGTGGGCGTCGCCACCGCCGTCACCAGGTCGGGCGGGCCGCCGGCACCGACCACGGCGCGGTTGATCAGCCGGATCGTGAGCATCGATCAGGCGCGCGCGCTCGGGTGCACGTTGAACACGACGCTGTTGCCGGCGGCCACCATGCCGATGGTGTTGCAGATGATCGTCGAGGTGGGGTTGGTGGTCGGGGTGATGGCGCCGATGACGCCGAAGGGCGCCCAGTCGGTCAGCGTGAGGCCGCGGTCGCCGGTCCAGGTGCGGGGCTGCAGCGCCTCCGGCCCGGGTGTCTTGAGCGTCACGAGTCGGTTCTTGATGACCTTGTCCTCGAAGCGGCCGAG
This window contains:
- a CDS encoding aldehyde dehydrogenase EutE; protein product: LGRFEDKVIKNRLVTLKTPGPEALQPRTWTGDRGLTLTDWAPFGVIGAITPTTNPTSTIICNTIGMVAAGNSVVFNVHPSARA